A genome region from Pan troglodytes isolate AG18354 chromosome 3, NHGRI_mPanTro3-v2.0_pri, whole genome shotgun sequence includes the following:
- the C4h4orf54 gene encoding uncharacterized protein C4orf54 homolog isoform X2 encodes MLSFHFWKSRGQPTDAASSVADGIQTPRCCRRCQANNWTGQLSYRTLATVSARAAAPQPQTTSTASSRSLPTSLRLAAAPPQGLKNWEVVAAVTAVPTALGPVQIRGTLLRATLQPLRGQRRTQDFPSDHHCLFLSLKPGQGLIMEAAPPELNSKARQAEVGDGVSSAQDSQELKQQLWPLPKPSASSQREAKYVDMCASAEVQRESPRTMKLTLGHCPGGQRASRSPKQKAQDEPSSKTPSPKNNPASSPLSRSQHSASEEGGNFSSSSSSSPMNKAEEDGLSKMEDSTTSTGALATSSSSLGFESESGESEGCQAVGGEGEKISGGGGGGKGGGGGGAGDGTECRDIIAKSQGSRDPPKVEEAHYITTHEIQLSEVEQDMDFDVGLASRWDFEDNNVIYSFVDYASFGGSDETPGDITSLTEEDDDNSCYLSTTPSTTTTRTPSPTSSDLARPNAGHSGRDTSSTEVGSGPSDSGPTPPPTGPGTAPLTEPLPETPEAASGAAAAAASSCGSAASQILLSIKPASRAINEPSNVRAKQNIIYAAKHEGDMSLRVSTAAEHNSSSLKQNPAAAVAQDHAKKFIAVPARLQTRCGAIRAKELVDYSSGASSAVSELDDADKEVRNLTSRAFRSLAYPYFEALNISSRESSTTLSEVGFGRWSTFLDLKCGGVGARVEQSLLRSSAASVAAGLRKGSGARATADQLYIQSKKSQTKALEFVVSKVEGEIKHVETPLCFQKQVQTGSRVVTLLEPLNVRSESKASSAPGPGRATKGPGKGPGSAYTDDGSETSEGSKPTSRADGPQKSKFASSLLKNVISKKMQREHEFKMERGEVTDTSQHLSGTSKETEGARGSERQRERGLQRQSSRHSEAGSEYTVVSMSDAGGEGSVAGSKSPVFKASTPRERNAGPVRNFADGHTEVCEIKKSASETVKGIFLRSQNSAFRSWKEKEAEKREEQAPIGKLKLPKGGDWRADLGEISASKNTIMSRLFVPNIQQTPKDKQPRKQATKYPAAQATSTAVIRPKAPEIKIRLGSVQQPSSDFNIAKLLTPKLAGGSASNLFKTIEDNSRAQQKLFRGDNLEKVPHFQVRDIRDKSKAQGPLHQVRDVRKLIKGSGDSSDKGSVTPEQGLTGPKPRQLSAAAGGSGSLSPMVITCQAVVNQREDSMDREPRESMGKGGGSRVLNSSSPEGTVLVHRASGRLPVATIAPNKPEQGSYLPVLKIVSKASTQKTPEKLKEEEVKEEGKATKPARNALEKLTAAVRSMEELYSFNRNEWKRKSDPLPMMMDSHVLSLIASEEREGVVVADGDHDKLSKRLGEVEERGTGNKAGVVLRGAPIERLQRRNSNPSAESVSARAAAFENLARERPRSLYIPPVHKDVERTQPLQPLPPLPSNRNMFTVSASSIQKTGGVAGKFPQGPSPESPSAAKGIKSQGLRSLKISPATRAPPDEVTNRKSGSNLEKSNSDCENYLTIPLKGSSAAGELLSRPGASREGPPNSSAATLCSLPPLSARSQVPSSSKGSQVSGTSRPAWRTKPDNARETVAAPPGPQSPEHPPTTIYHQPPLPFTLQGAQPQVLCFSPPSMPAPAPAASAPVPTDPFQQAQPQQTQRKMLLDVTTGQYYLVDTPVQPMTRRLFDPETGQYVDVPMTSQQQAVAPMSISVPPLALSPGAYGPTYMIYPGFLPTVLPTNALQPTPISRAPRGSELSPMVAEPSSKEAAATFTEAPYFMASGQSPASSTSSAPAATSQLLGAKAFAQLHGKPVISITSQPLGPRIIAPPSFDGTTMSFVVEHR; translated from the coding sequence AtgctttcctttcatttctggaAGTCCCGGGGTCAACCTACAGATGCTGCTTCTTCCGTGGCCGATGGCATTCAGACTCCTCGCTGCTGCCGACGGTGCCAGGCAAACAACTGGACAGGACAGCTCAGCTACAGAACACTGGCCACAGTCTCGGCCAGAGCAGCAGCCCCCCAGCCACAGACCACCTCCACCGCCTCATCCAGGAGCCTTCCCACCTCCCTCAGGCTTGCTGCGGCCCCGCCACAGGGGCTGAAGAACTGGGAGGTGGTGGCAGCAGTGACAGCAGTGCCTACAGCCTTGGGGCCAGTCCAGATACGTGGGACCCTGCTTCGGGCAACTCTGCAGCCCCTCCGGGGCCAGAGACGGACCCAAGACTTCCCCAGCGATCACCATTGTCTCTTCCTGTCGCTGAAACCTGGGCAAGGGCTCATAATGGAAGCTGCCCCTCCTGAGCTGAATTCGAAAGCAAGACAGGCGGAGGTGGGGGACGGGGTGAGCAGTGCTCAAGACAGCCAGGAGCTCAAGCAGCAGCTGTGGCCACTTCCCAAGCCTTCAGCCTCCTCCCAGCGAGAGGCGAAATATGTGGACATGTGTGCTTCAGCTGAAGTCCAGAGGGAGAGTCCCCGGACCATGAAACTTACCCTGGGGCACTGCCCTGGGGGTCAGAGGGCCTCTAGGAGCCCAAAGCAGAAAGCCCAAGATGAACCCAGCAGCAAGACTCCAAGCCCCAAGAACAATCCTGCCTCCTCCCCACTCTCTAGATCCCAGCACTCTGCCTCTGAAGAGGGTGGCAACTTCTCatcttcctcatcctcctccccgATGAACAAAGCAGAAGAGGATGGCCTTTCCAAAATGGAGGACTCCACCACATCCACAGGCGCTCTGGCCACCTCCTCTTCATCCTTAGGCTTCGAGAGTGAGAGTGGTGAAAGTGAAGGTTGCCAGGCCgtgggaggagaaggagagaaaatatcaggaggagggggaggaggaaaaggaggagggggaggaggggcaggagatGGAACAGAGTGCAGGGACATTATTGCCAAGTCCCAGGGCAGCAGGGACCCCCCCAAAGTCGAAGAGGCTCACTACATCACCACCCATGAGATCCAGCTGAGTGAGGTGGAACAAGACATGGATTTCGACGTGGGACTGGCCTCCCGCTGGGATTTCGAGGACAACAACGTGATCTACTCGTTCGTGGATTATGCTTCCTTTGGTGGCAGCGACGAGACCCCAGGGGACATCACCAGTCTGACCGAAGAGGACGACGACAACAGCTGCTACCTCAGCACCActcccagcaccaccaccacccggACGCCCAGCCCTACAAGCAGCGACCTAGCCCGCCCCAATGCAGGCCACAGTGGCCGCGACACCAGCAGCACCGAAGTGGGCAGTGGCCCCTCTGACAGTggccccactcccccacccactGGGCCTGGCACTGCCCCCCTGACTGAGCCCTTGCCTGAGACCCCGGAGGCAGCTTCAGGGGCAGCAGCCGCCGCCGCAAGCAGCTGTGGGAGTGCAGCAAGCCAGATCCTCCTATCAATCAAACCGGCTTCCCGGGCTATAAATGAGCCTAGCAACGTGCGTGCAAAGCAAAACATTATTTATGCTGCCAAGCATGAAGGCGACATGAGCCTCCGCGTCTCTACAGCTGCTGAACACAATTCAAGTTCGCTGAAGCAAAACCCGGCTGCAGCAGTGGCTCAGGACCATGCAAAGAAATTCATTGCTGTACCTGCTCGCCTGCAAACCAGGTGCGGGGCCATCCGGGCGAAGGAGCTGGTGGACTACTCCAGCGGAGCCTCCAGTGCCGTGAGCGAACTGGACGATGCGGACAAAGAGGTGCGTAACCTGACCTCCCGGGCCTTCCGGAGCCTGGCTTACCCCTACTTTGAGGCTCTGAACATCAGCTCCCGGGAGTCCTCCACCACGCTCTCCGAAGTGGGCTTTGGGCGCTGGTCAACTTTCCTGGACTTAAAATGTGGGGGTGTTGGGGCCAGGGTGGAGCAGAGCCTCCTCAGGAGCAGCGCGGCCTCTGTGGCTGCAGGTCTGAGGAAGGGCAGTGGGGCCCGGGCCACTGCCGACCAGCTCTACATCCAGTCCAAGAAGTCTCAGACCAAGGCCTTGGAGTTCGTGGTCAGCAAAGTCGAGGGGGAAATCAAACATGTGGAGACGCCCCTGTGTTTCCAGAAGCAGGTCCAGACGGGCTCCCGCGTCGTCACCCTTTTGGAGCCCCTGAATGTACGCAGTGAGAGCAAAGCCAGCTCGGCCCCTGGGCCCGGCAGGGCCACCAAAGGCCCCGGCAAGGGTCCCGGGTCGGCATACACGGACGACGGCTCCGAGACCTCCGAGGGCAGCAAGCCCACCTCCCGCGCCGATGGCCCCCAGAAGTCCAAGTTCGCCTCCAGTCTGCTCAAAAATGTCATTTCCAAGAAGATGCAGCGGGAACACGAGTTCAAAATGGAGAGGGGAGAAGTCACGGATACATCCCAGCACCTCTCAGGCACCTCCAAGGAGACGGAGGGCGCCCGCGGGAGCGAGAGACAGCGAGAGAGGGGCCTGCAGAGGCAGAGCTCTCGTCACTCCGAGGCCGGCTCCGAGTACACAGTGGTCAGCATGTCCGACGCGGGCGGGGAGGGGTCCGTGGCGGGCTCCAAATCCCCAGTCTTCAAAGCCAGTACTCCTCGCGAGCGCAACGCAGGCCCTGTCCGGAATTTCGCCGATGGACACACGGAAGTGTGTGAAATTAAAAAGAGTGCCTCAGAGACCGTCAAGGGCATCTTCCTCCGTAGTCAGAACAGTGCGTTCCGGTCATGGAAGGAGAAAGAGGCCGAGAAGAGGGAGGAACAAGCCCCCATAGGGAAGCTGAAGCTGCCCAAAGGAGGCGACTGGCGGGCTGATCTCGGGGAGATTTCTGCCAGCAAGAACACCATCATGTCTCGCCTCTTTGTCCCCAACATCCAGCAGACACCCAAGGACAAGCAGCCGAGGAAGCAGGCCACCAAGTACCCTGCTGCTCAGGCCACCTCCACAGCGGTGATCAGACCCAAGGCTCCCGAAATCAAGATCCGGCTGGGGAGTGTGCAGCAGCCGAGCTCAGACTTCAACATTGCCAAGTTGCTCACGCCCAAGCTGGCCGGTGGCAGCGCCTCTAACCTGTTCAAGACCATCGAGGACAACAGCAGGGCACAGCAAAAACTCTTCCGCGGGGACAACCTAGAAAAAGTGCCCCATTTCCAGGTGAGAGACATCAGAGACAAGTCCAAGGCTCAAGGCCCCCTCCACCAGGTGAGAGATGTCAGGAAACTAATTAAAGGGTCAGGGGATAGTAGTGACAAGGGCAGTGTTACCCCAGAGCAGGGGCTGACTGGACCCAAACCCAGGCAGCTGTCTGCAGCAGCTGGCGGATCTGGATCCCTGTCCCCCATGGTGATTACATGCCAGGCTGTAGTGAACCAGAGGGAAGACAGCATGGACCGAGAGCCCAGGGAAAGCATGGGCAAAGGGGGCGGCAGCAGAGTCTTGAATTCTTCCTCCCCAGAAGGGACAGTCTTGGTTCACAGGGCATCTGGCAGGCTGCCTGTGGCTACCATTGCCCCCAATAAGCCCGAGCAGGGCTCATACCTGCCTGTGCTCAAGATTGTCTCCAAGGCTTCCACCCAGAAGACCCCAGAGAAGCTCAAGGAGGAGGAGGtcaaggaggaagggaaagccaCGAAGCCAGCCCGGAATGCCCTGGAGAAGCTGACTGCTGCCGTGAGGTCCATGGAAGAGCTGTACAGCTTCAACAGGAACGAGTGGAAGCGCAAAAGCGACCCCTTGCCTATGATGATGGACAGCCACGTGCTGTCGCTCATTGCCagtgaggagagggaaggggtagTGGTTGCTGATGGAGACCACGACAAGCTGTCCAAACGGCTGGGTGAGGTGGAAGAGCGGGGCACAGGAAACAAAGCTGGTGTGGTCCTGCGAGGGGCCCCCATAGAACGTCTGCAGCGGAGAAACTCCAACCCCAGCGCTGAGAGTGTGTCTGCCAGGGCAGCGGCCTTTGAGAACCTGGCCAGGGAAAGACCCCGATCTCTCTATATTCCCCCAGTCCACAAGGATGTAGAGAGAACCCAACCCCTGCAGCCCCTCCCACCACTCCCCAGCAACCGGAACATGTTCACAGTGAGTGCCAGCAGCATCCAGAAAACTGGGGGTGTCGCTGGCAAGTTCCCACAAGGGCCTTCTCCGGAGAGTCCTTCAGCAGCTAAGGGCATCAAGTCGCAGGGACTCCGGTCCCTCAAGATCTCTCCAGCCACCCGGGCACCTCCTGATGAGGTGACCAACAGGAAAAGTGGCAGCAATTTGGAGAAGAGCAACAGTGACTGTGAGAATTACCTGACCATCCCTCTTAAAGGAAGCTCTGCTGCAGGGGAGCTTCTTAGCAGGCCTGGGGCTTCCAGGGAGGGGCCCCCCAACTCCTCAGCTGCCACTCTGTGTAGTTTACCCCCGCTGAGTGCCCGCAGTCAGGTCCCCAGTAGCTCCAAAGGCTCTCAGGTTAGTGGAACCAGCCGACCAGCTTGGCGTACCAAACCTGACAACGCCAGGGAGACAGTAGCTGCCCCCCCAGGGCCACAGAGCCCCGAGCATCCCCCCACCACCATCTACCACCAGCCGCCGCTGCCCTTCACCCTACAGGGGGCCCAGCCTCAGGTCCTCTGCTTCTCCCCACCCAGCATGCCTGCCCCAGCACCTGCAGCCTCAGCTCCCGTCCCCACAGACCCCTTCCAGCAGGCACAGCCTCAACAGACCCAGCGTAAGATGCTCCTGGATGTGACAACAGGCCAGTACTATCTGGTGGACACACCAGTACAGCCCATGACCCGGAGACTGTTTGACCCTGAGACAGGGCAGTATGTGGATGTGCCCATGACCTCCCAGCAGCAGGCTGTGGCTCCCATGTCCATCTCTGTGCCTCCCTTGGCCCTGAGTCCTGGGGCTTATGGACCCACCTACATGATTTACCCTGGGTTTCTGCCTACCGTGCTGCCCACCAATGCTCTGCAGCCCACACCAATTTCTCGCGCTCCAAGAGGCAGTGAGCTCTCCCCAATGGTGGCAGAACCTTCCAGCAAAGAGGCAGCTGCAACGTTCACCGAGGCCCCATACTTCATGGCTTCTGGTCAGTCTCCGGCCTCCTCAACCTCCTCAGCCCCAGCAGCCACATCCCAGCTCCTAGGGGCCAAGGCCTTTGCCCAGCTGCATGGCAAGCCTGTCATCAGCATTACTTCGCAGCCCCTGGGGCCACGGATCATTGCTCCCCCTTCCTTTGATGGCACCACCATGAGCTTTGTGGTAGAACACAGATGA
- the C4h4orf54 gene encoding uncharacterized protein C4orf54 homolog isoform X1 gives MGHASGSHFLSESPSKPHCTLEGKGTRLHKKQHMLSFHFWKSRGQPTDAASSVADGIQTPRCCRRCQANNWTGQLSYRTLATVSARAAAPQPQTTSTASSRSLPTSLRLAAAPPQGLKNWEVVAAVTAVPTALGPVQIRGTLLRATLQPLRGQRRTQDFPSDHHCLFLSLKPGQGLIMEAAPPELNSKARQAEVGDGVSSAQDSQELKQQLWPLPKPSASSQREAKYVDMCASAEVQRESPRTMKLTLGHCPGGQRASRSPKQKAQDEPSSKTPSPKNNPASSPLSRSQHSASEEGGNFSSSSSSSPMNKAEEDGLSKMEDSTTSTGALATSSSSLGFESESGESEGCQAVGGEGEKISGGGGGGKGGGGGGAGDGTECRDIIAKSQGSRDPPKVEEAHYITTHEIQLSEVEQDMDFDVGLASRWDFEDNNVIYSFVDYASFGGSDETPGDITSLTEEDDDNSCYLSTTPSTTTTRTPSPTSSDLARPNAGHSGRDTSSTEVGSGPSDSGPTPPPTGPGTAPLTEPLPETPEAASGAAAAAASSCGSAASQILLSIKPASRAINEPSNVRAKQNIIYAAKHEGDMSLRVSTAAEHNSSSLKQNPAAAVAQDHAKKFIAVPARLQTRCGAIRAKELVDYSSGASSAVSELDDADKEVRNLTSRAFRSLAYPYFEALNISSRESSTTLSEVGFGRWSTFLDLKCGGVGARVEQSLLRSSAASVAAGLRKGSGARATADQLYIQSKKSQTKALEFVVSKVEGEIKHVETPLCFQKQVQTGSRVVTLLEPLNVRSESKASSAPGPGRATKGPGKGPGSAYTDDGSETSEGSKPTSRADGPQKSKFASSLLKNVISKKMQREHEFKMERGEVTDTSQHLSGTSKETEGARGSERQRERGLQRQSSRHSEAGSEYTVVSMSDAGGEGSVAGSKSPVFKASTPRERNAGPVRNFADGHTEVCEIKKSASETVKGIFLRSQNSAFRSWKEKEAEKREEQAPIGKLKLPKGGDWRADLGEISASKNTIMSRLFVPNIQQTPKDKQPRKQATKYPAAQATSTAVIRPKAPEIKIRLGSVQQPSSDFNIAKLLTPKLAGGSASNLFKTIEDNSRAQQKLFRGDNLEKVPHFQVRDIRDKSKAQGPLHQVRDVRKLIKGSGDSSDKGSVTPEQGLTGPKPRQLSAAAGGSGSLSPMVITCQAVVNQREDSMDREPRESMGKGGGSRVLNSSSPEGTVLVHRASGRLPVATIAPNKPEQGSYLPVLKIVSKASTQKTPEKLKEEEVKEEGKATKPARNALEKLTAAVRSMEELYSFNRNEWKRKSDPLPMMMDSHVLSLIASEEREGVVVADGDHDKLSKRLGEVEERGTGNKAGVVLRGAPIERLQRRNSNPSAESVSARAAAFENLARERPRSLYIPPVHKDVERTQPLQPLPPLPSNRNMFTVSASSIQKTGGVAGKFPQGPSPESPSAAKGIKSQGLRSLKISPATRAPPDEVTNRKSGSNLEKSNSDCENYLTIPLKGSSAAGELLSRPGASREGPPNSSAATLCSLPPLSARSQVPSSSKGSQVSGTSRPAWRTKPDNARETVAAPPGPQSPEHPPTTIYHQPPLPFTLQGAQPQVLCFSPPSMPAPAPAASAPVPTDPFQQAQPQQTQRKMLLDVTTGQYYLVDTPVQPMTRRLFDPETGQYVDVPMTSQQQAVAPMSISVPPLALSPGAYGPTYMIYPGFLPTVLPTNALQPTPISRAPRGSELSPMVAEPSSKEAAATFTEAPYFMASGQSPASSTSSAPAATSQLLGAKAFAQLHGKPVISITSQPLGPRIIAPPSFDGTTMSFVVEHR, from the exons ATGGGGCATGCCAGTGGGTCACATTTCCTCTCTGAATCTCCCTCCAAGCCGCACTGTACTCTTGAAGG GAAAGGGACAAGGCTTCACAAGAAACAGCACAtgctttcctttcatttctggaAGTCCCGGGGTCAACCTACAGATGCTGCTTCTTCCGTGGCCGATGGCATTCAGACTCCTCGCTGCTGCCGACGGTGCCAGGCAAACAACTGGACAGGACAGCTCAGCTACAGAACACTGGCCACAGTCTCGGCCAGAGCAGCAGCCCCCCAGCCACAGACCACCTCCACCGCCTCATCCAGGAGCCTTCCCACCTCCCTCAGGCTTGCTGCGGCCCCGCCACAGGGGCTGAAGAACTGGGAGGTGGTGGCAGCAGTGACAGCAGTGCCTACAGCCTTGGGGCCAGTCCAGATACGTGGGACCCTGCTTCGGGCAACTCTGCAGCCCCTCCGGGGCCAGAGACGGACCCAAGACTTCCCCAGCGATCACCATTGTCTCTTCCTGTCGCTGAAACCTGGGCAAGGGCTCATAATGGAAGCTGCCCCTCCTGAGCTGAATTCGAAAGCAAGACAGGCGGAGGTGGGGGACGGGGTGAGCAGTGCTCAAGACAGCCAGGAGCTCAAGCAGCAGCTGTGGCCACTTCCCAAGCCTTCAGCCTCCTCCCAGCGAGAGGCGAAATATGTGGACATGTGTGCTTCAGCTGAAGTCCAGAGGGAGAGTCCCCGGACCATGAAACTTACCCTGGGGCACTGCCCTGGGGGTCAGAGGGCCTCTAGGAGCCCAAAGCAGAAAGCCCAAGATGAACCCAGCAGCAAGACTCCAAGCCCCAAGAACAATCCTGCCTCCTCCCCACTCTCTAGATCCCAGCACTCTGCCTCTGAAGAGGGTGGCAACTTCTCatcttcctcatcctcctccccgATGAACAAAGCAGAAGAGGATGGCCTTTCCAAAATGGAGGACTCCACCACATCCACAGGCGCTCTGGCCACCTCCTCTTCATCCTTAGGCTTCGAGAGTGAGAGTGGTGAAAGTGAAGGTTGCCAGGCCgtgggaggagaaggagagaaaatatcaggaggagggggaggaggaaaaggaggagggggaggaggggcaggagatGGAACAGAGTGCAGGGACATTATTGCCAAGTCCCAGGGCAGCAGGGACCCCCCCAAAGTCGAAGAGGCTCACTACATCACCACCCATGAGATCCAGCTGAGTGAGGTGGAACAAGACATGGATTTCGACGTGGGACTGGCCTCCCGCTGGGATTTCGAGGACAACAACGTGATCTACTCGTTCGTGGATTATGCTTCCTTTGGTGGCAGCGACGAGACCCCAGGGGACATCACCAGTCTGACCGAAGAGGACGACGACAACAGCTGCTACCTCAGCACCActcccagcaccaccaccacccggACGCCCAGCCCTACAAGCAGCGACCTAGCCCGCCCCAATGCAGGCCACAGTGGCCGCGACACCAGCAGCACCGAAGTGGGCAGTGGCCCCTCTGACAGTggccccactcccccacccactGGGCCTGGCACTGCCCCCCTGACTGAGCCCTTGCCTGAGACCCCGGAGGCAGCTTCAGGGGCAGCAGCCGCCGCCGCAAGCAGCTGTGGGAGTGCAGCAAGCCAGATCCTCCTATCAATCAAACCGGCTTCCCGGGCTATAAATGAGCCTAGCAACGTGCGTGCAAAGCAAAACATTATTTATGCTGCCAAGCATGAAGGCGACATGAGCCTCCGCGTCTCTACAGCTGCTGAACACAATTCAAGTTCGCTGAAGCAAAACCCGGCTGCAGCAGTGGCTCAGGACCATGCAAAGAAATTCATTGCTGTACCTGCTCGCCTGCAAACCAGGTGCGGGGCCATCCGGGCGAAGGAGCTGGTGGACTACTCCAGCGGAGCCTCCAGTGCCGTGAGCGAACTGGACGATGCGGACAAAGAGGTGCGTAACCTGACCTCCCGGGCCTTCCGGAGCCTGGCTTACCCCTACTTTGAGGCTCTGAACATCAGCTCCCGGGAGTCCTCCACCACGCTCTCCGAAGTGGGCTTTGGGCGCTGGTCAACTTTCCTGGACTTAAAATGTGGGGGTGTTGGGGCCAGGGTGGAGCAGAGCCTCCTCAGGAGCAGCGCGGCCTCTGTGGCTGCAGGTCTGAGGAAGGGCAGTGGGGCCCGGGCCACTGCCGACCAGCTCTACATCCAGTCCAAGAAGTCTCAGACCAAGGCCTTGGAGTTCGTGGTCAGCAAAGTCGAGGGGGAAATCAAACATGTGGAGACGCCCCTGTGTTTCCAGAAGCAGGTCCAGACGGGCTCCCGCGTCGTCACCCTTTTGGAGCCCCTGAATGTACGCAGTGAGAGCAAAGCCAGCTCGGCCCCTGGGCCCGGCAGGGCCACCAAAGGCCCCGGCAAGGGTCCCGGGTCGGCATACACGGACGACGGCTCCGAGACCTCCGAGGGCAGCAAGCCCACCTCCCGCGCCGATGGCCCCCAGAAGTCCAAGTTCGCCTCCAGTCTGCTCAAAAATGTCATTTCCAAGAAGATGCAGCGGGAACACGAGTTCAAAATGGAGAGGGGAGAAGTCACGGATACATCCCAGCACCTCTCAGGCACCTCCAAGGAGACGGAGGGCGCCCGCGGGAGCGAGAGACAGCGAGAGAGGGGCCTGCAGAGGCAGAGCTCTCGTCACTCCGAGGCCGGCTCCGAGTACACAGTGGTCAGCATGTCCGACGCGGGCGGGGAGGGGTCCGTGGCGGGCTCCAAATCCCCAGTCTTCAAAGCCAGTACTCCTCGCGAGCGCAACGCAGGCCCTGTCCGGAATTTCGCCGATGGACACACGGAAGTGTGTGAAATTAAAAAGAGTGCCTCAGAGACCGTCAAGGGCATCTTCCTCCGTAGTCAGAACAGTGCGTTCCGGTCATGGAAGGAGAAAGAGGCCGAGAAGAGGGAGGAACAAGCCCCCATAGGGAAGCTGAAGCTGCCCAAAGGAGGCGACTGGCGGGCTGATCTCGGGGAGATTTCTGCCAGCAAGAACACCATCATGTCTCGCCTCTTTGTCCCCAACATCCAGCAGACACCCAAGGACAAGCAGCCGAGGAAGCAGGCCACCAAGTACCCTGCTGCTCAGGCCACCTCCACAGCGGTGATCAGACCCAAGGCTCCCGAAATCAAGATCCGGCTGGGGAGTGTGCAGCAGCCGAGCTCAGACTTCAACATTGCCAAGTTGCTCACGCCCAAGCTGGCCGGTGGCAGCGCCTCTAACCTGTTCAAGACCATCGAGGACAACAGCAGGGCACAGCAAAAACTCTTCCGCGGGGACAACCTAGAAAAAGTGCCCCATTTCCAGGTGAGAGACATCAGAGACAAGTCCAAGGCTCAAGGCCCCCTCCACCAGGTGAGAGATGTCAGGAAACTAATTAAAGGGTCAGGGGATAGTAGTGACAAGGGCAGTGTTACCCCAGAGCAGGGGCTGACTGGACCCAAACCCAGGCAGCTGTCTGCAGCAGCTGGCGGATCTGGATCCCTGTCCCCCATGGTGATTACATGCCAGGCTGTAGTGAACCAGAGGGAAGACAGCATGGACCGAGAGCCCAGGGAAAGCATGGGCAAAGGGGGCGGCAGCAGAGTCTTGAATTCTTCCTCCCCAGAAGGGACAGTCTTGGTTCACAGGGCATCTGGCAGGCTGCCTGTGGCTACCATTGCCCCCAATAAGCCCGAGCAGGGCTCATACCTGCCTGTGCTCAAGATTGTCTCCAAGGCTTCCACCCAGAAGACCCCAGAGAAGCTCAAGGAGGAGGAGGtcaaggaggaagggaaagccaCGAAGCCAGCCCGGAATGCCCTGGAGAAGCTGACTGCTGCCGTGAGGTCCATGGAAGAGCTGTACAGCTTCAACAGGAACGAGTGGAAGCGCAAAAGCGACCCCTTGCCTATGATGATGGACAGCCACGTGCTGTCGCTCATTGCCagtgaggagagggaaggggtagTGGTTGCTGATGGAGACCACGACAAGCTGTCCAAACGGCTGGGTGAGGTGGAAGAGCGGGGCACAGGAAACAAAGCTGGTGTGGTCCTGCGAGGGGCCCCCATAGAACGTCTGCAGCGGAGAAACTCCAACCCCAGCGCTGAGAGTGTGTCTGCCAGGGCAGCGGCCTTTGAGAACCTGGCCAGGGAAAGACCCCGATCTCTCTATATTCCCCCAGTCCACAAGGATGTAGAGAGAACCCAACCCCTGCAGCCCCTCCCACCACTCCCCAGCAACCGGAACATGTTCACAGTGAGTGCCAGCAGCATCCAGAAAACTGGGGGTGTCGCTGGCAAGTTCCCACAAGGGCCTTCTCCGGAGAGTCCTTCAGCAGCTAAGGGCATCAAGTCGCAGGGACTCCGGTCCCTCAAGATCTCTCCAGCCACCCGGGCACCTCCTGATGAGGTGACCAACAGGAAAAGTGGCAGCAATTTGGAGAAGAGCAACAGTGACTGTGAGAATTACCTGACCATCCCTCTTAAAGGAAGCTCTGCTGCAGGGGAGCTTCTTAGCAGGCCTGGGGCTTCCAGGGAGGGGCCCCCCAACTCCTCAGCTGCCACTCTGTGTAGTTTACCCCCGCTGAGTGCCCGCAGTCAGGTCCCCAGTAGCTCCAAAGGCTCTCAGGTTAGTGGAACCAGCCGACCAGCTTGGCGTACCAAACCTGACAACGCCAGGGAGACAGTAGCTGCCCCCCCAGGGCCACAGAGCCCCGAGCATCCCCCCACCACCATCTACCACCAGCCGCCGCTGCCCTTCACCCTACAGGGGGCCCAGCCTCAGGTCCTCTGCTTCTCCCCACCCAGCATGCCTGCCCCAGCACCTGCAGCCTCAGCTCCCGTCCCCACAGACCCCTTCCAGCAGGCACAGCCTCAACAGACCCAGCGTAAGATGCTCCTGGATGTGACAACAGGCCAGTACTATCTGGTGGACACACCAGTACAGCCCATGACCCGGAGACTGTTTGACCCTGAGACAGGGCAGTATGTGGATGTGCCCATGACCTCCCAGCAGCAGGCTGTGGCTCCCATGTCCATCTCTGTGCCTCCCTTGGCCCTGAGTCCTGGGGCTTATGGACCCACCTACATGATTTACCCTGGGTTTCTGCCTACCGTGCTGCCCACCAATGCTCTGCAGCCCACACCAATTTCTCGCGCTCCAAGAGGCAGTGAGCTCTCCCCAATGGTGGCAGAACCTTCCAGCAAAGAGGCAGCTGCAACGTTCACCGAGGCCCCATACTTCATGGCTTCTGGTCAGTCTCCGGCCTCCTCAACCTCCTCAGCCCCAGCAGCCACATCCCAGCTCCTAGGGGCCAAGGCCTTTGCCCAGCTGCATGGCAAGCCTGTCATCAGCATTACTTCGCAGCCCCTGGGGCCACGGATCATTGCTCCCCCTTCCTTTGATGGCACCACCATGAGCTTTGTGGTAGAACACAGATGA